The Sesamum indicum cultivar Zhongzhi No. 13 linkage group LG6, S_indicum_v1.0, whole genome shotgun sequence genome has a segment encoding these proteins:
- the LOC105164567 gene encoding flagellar attachment zone protein 1 yields MALSASFSLPSSHHFSQLFYSDLKLKHKRLGFLKPQRRKFQYLWIVKSVLDSRISSSIRDNGATEPARVLLERLFAQTQKLEEHIGRDPRSSHAAELGVNLGKLESDLHAALAALKKKEEDLQAAERKVLSEYNEINRARKDLEQREGDIIAARIKQETLEEELRQANIDLASQATEIGDLKLHLKERDQEISACQSALSAKEEEIIKMKHELMKKSEETANAEAELRSMARLLDEANKIVQKQEVELQQLQSEIHKKEDELEISISMQKSEAEKLKLAEAKLEKQTMDWLVAQKELKKLAEETSSHVGKANETLEEFGRVKKLLSDVRSELVSSQKALASSRQKMEGQDQLLERQLTELEEQRRSVMSYMKSLRDAEVEVESERVKLKVAEARNKELERDLSMEKELIGELQNELEKEKSSLEEAIQEILALQKEIDDKSAAFEQTETLLKAKESELVEARLEIQQLRSGRASLQLVLEEKNLELSDAKKMLEEVNQEIAELNGILFSREDELHQAMSMLKEKDEHSQTMQHELSNAKLRFAEAETVVEKIVDLTKEVVLSFNQEGCSALSPFEQNNVRLPPPLLYGPADGFKWQKKQLEAELEFTRQSLRAKEMEILAAQKALTIKDEELKMVLQKLDAREKEITELKRDMMRDKDDLRKLNALAQERIGERSVGDLAIEKLQLEAAQLEVEAATSALQKITEMSRELLNEAGLTIEADDTSLFEQNGSEARINAITDNECSGEVKSELSRLLTLTEQLVKEAGIAGETSQ; encoded by the exons ATGGCGCTTTCTGCCTCTTTTTCCCTACCTTCTTCTCATCACTTCTCTCAG TTATTCTATTCTGATCTCAAATTGAAGCATAAGAGATTAGGATTTCTGAAGccacaaagaagaaaatttcagTACTTGTGGATTGTCAAATCGGTGTTAGACAGCAGGATATCATCGAGCATTAGGGACAATGGGGCAACTGAACCAGCCAGAGTTCTTCTGGAGAGGCTGTTTGCTCAAACACAGAAACTTGAGGAACATATAGGGAGAGATCCTCGTTCATCGCATGCTGCTGAGCTGGGTGTGAATCTTGGGAAGCTGGAATCTGATCTTCATGCTGCCCTGGCAGCCttgaagaagaaggaagaagatCTGCAAGCTGCAGAGAGGAAAGTATTGTCGGAGTACAATGAAATTAATCGTGCCAGGAAGGACTTGGAGCAACGAGAAGGAGACATAATAGCTGCTAGAATTAAACAGGAAACACTAGAAGAGGAGCTAAGACAGGCCAATATAGACTTAGCATCTCAAGCCACAGAAATTGGGGATCTTAAACTTCATCTAAAGGAGAGGGATCAGGAGATATCAGCCTGTCAATCTGCACTCTCAGCCAAAGAAGAGGAAATCATAAAGATGAAACATGAATTAATGAAGAAGAGTGAAGAAACTGCCAATGCTGAAGCAGAACTCAGATCTATGGCCAGGCTCTTGGATGAAGCAAATAAAATTGTACAGAAGCAAGAAGTCGAGCTCCAGCAACTCCAGAGCGAAATTCATAAGAAAGAGGATGAGCTAGAAATTTCCATCAGCATGCAGAAAAGTGAAGCTGAGAAATTGAAACTTGCTGAAGCAAAGTTGGAGAAGCAAACGATGGATTGGCTAGTGGCGCAAAAAGAACTGAAGAAGCTGGCAGAGGAAACATCTAGCCATGTTGGGAAAGCAAATGAAACTCTGGAGGAGTTTGGAAGAGTAAAGAAGCTTCTTTCAGATGTGAGATCTGAGCTGGTTTCATCTCAGAAAGCATTGGCTTCTTCTAGACAGAAAATGGAAGGTCAAGATCAGCTGTTGGAAAGGCAGCTTACAGAACTTGAAGAGCAAAGGAGGAGTGTTATGTCTTACATGAAGAGTCTGAGAGATGCTGAAGTAGAAGTGGAGAGTGAGAGAGTGAAACTAAAGGTTGCTGAAGCTCGAAACAAGGAGCTCGAAAGGGATTTATCCATGGAGAAAGAGCTTATTGGTGAGTTACAGAATGaattagaaaaagagaaatcaTCCTTGGAAGAAGCAATTCAGGAGATTTTGGCTCTGCAGAAGGAGATAGATGATAAGAGTGCTGCATTTGAACAAACAGAGACTCTTCTCAAGGCTAAAGAGTCAGAATTGGTGGAAGCAAGGCTAGAGATCCAGCAATTAAGATCTGGACGTGCTTCCCTTCAACTTGTATTGGAAGAGAAGAACTTGGAACTCTCAGATGCAAAAAAGATGTTGGAGGAAGTAAATCAGGAGATTGCTGAACTAAATGGAATTTTGTTCAGCAGAGAAGATGAGCTTCATCAAGCAATGTCCATGCTAAAGGAGAAGGATGAACATTCCCAAACTATGCAACATGAACTAAGCAATGCAAAATTAAGATTCGCAGAAGCCGAGACAGTGGTGGAAAAAATTGTAGATCTCACTAAGGAAGTGGTTCTATCATTTAATCAGGAAGGCTGTTCTGCACTGAGCCCATTTGAACAGAACAATGTCAGATTGCCGCCTCCATTACTATATGGTCCAGCTGATGGTTTTAAGTGGCAGAAAAAACAGCTTGAAGCTGAACTTGAGTTTACCCGACAAAGCCTGAGAGCAAAGGAAATGGAAATTCTTGCAGCACAGAAGGCTCTCACCATTAAAGATGAGGAGCTAAAAATGGTCCTCCAAAAATTGGATGCtagagaaaaggaaataacAGAACTTAAGAGAGATATGATGCGAGATAAAGATGATCTCAGAAAACTTAATGCTTTGGCACAGGAAAGAATTGGTGAAAGGAGTGTTGGTGACCTTGCAATTGAGAAACTCCAACTAGAAGCAGCTCAACTGGAAGTTGAAGCTGCAACAAGTGCTCTACAAAAGATCACAGAGATGAGTCGGGAGCTTCTGAACGAAGCTGGTTTGACCATTGAGGCTGATGACACTAGCCTTTTTGAGCAGAATGGCTCTGAGGCTAGGATAAATGCAATCACTGACAATGAATGTTCTGGAGAAGTTAAATCAGAACTGTCCCGACTTCTGACTTTGACTGAGCAGCTTGTCAAAGAAGCGGGTATTGCGGGTGAAACAAGCCAGTAA
- the LOC105164568 gene encoding E3 ubiquitin-protein ligase KEG: MAGQVVANQPASLFDFVFVEGDSVQSGSVVASSNQINPWIDPATIKLRHRMGRGPFGDVWLATHHCTSEDYEEYHEVAVKVLHPIKEDNIRDVLNRLGNLISKCQGLETVCWIHGLSVINKKICIVMKFYEGSVGDKMARFKGGKLSLTDVLRYGADLAQGIMDLHAKEILILNLKPFNFLLNANDQAIVGDIGIAYVLLGISLPSTDMARPLGTPNYMAPEQWQPEVRGPISVETDSWGFGCSILEMLTGTQPWSGKSIEEIYKLVVTKQERPHIPSGLPPAVENVIIGCFEYDFRSRPVMADILHAFKSSQSAVNQDGGWTDLGSKMIREKPGGVGYTEWFLAKDHLQVGDMVRSRKSPNSCNPKNMDVPEGTVVGLERDTDQDGFVLVRVHGLHDPIRVHVSTLERVTFGLAAGDWVRLKKEDKKHSPVGVLHSIGRDGSVAVAFIGLETLWKGDYSQFQMAKPYCVGQFVKLKSNVFSPRFEWPRKRGGEWATGRISQVLPNGCLIVKFPGRLAIGDVNNIFLGDPAEVELVSFNTCHSMVKKYQHLEDFHWAVRPLLMALGLFTAMKLGLFVGKKVGRGMSSEKNGKNTVVQNDNQNVDGQSANNAVWRPPKVTNIFR; encoded by the exons ATGGCGGGACAAGTTGTTGCTAATCAGCCAGCGTCTTTATTTGACTTTGTGTTTGTGGAAGGAGACTCTGTGCAGAGTGGTTCTGTTGTTGCATCATCTAACCAAATCAATCCATGGATTGACCCAGCAACAATTAAACTCAGGCACCGGATGGGAAGAGGGCCCTTTGGTGATGTTTGGTTAGCGACTCATCATTGCACATCTGAAGACTATGAAGAGTATCATGAAGTTGCTGTTAAGGTGTTGCATCCAATTAAAGAAGACAATATTAGAGACGTCTTGAATAGGCTGggtaatttaatttctaagtGCCAAGGGTTAGAAACAGTTTGTTGGATCCATGGACTCTCAgttataaataagaaa ATATGCATTgtcatgaaattttatgaagGCTCAGTTGGAGACAAGATGGCTCGCTTCAAAGGAGGGAAGCTGTCACTGACTGATGTTCTGAG GTATGGGGCAGATCTAGCTCAAGGGATAATGGACCTGCATGCAAAAGAGATCCTTATTCTAAACCTTAAACCTTTTAATTTCCTCTTGAATGCAAATGACCAGGCAATTGTTGGGGATATTGGTATAGCTTATGTACTGTTAGGAATTTCATTGCCCAGTACTGACATGGCTCGGCCACTTGGTACTCCTAATTACATGGCTCCAGAACAATGGCAACCAGAAGTAAGAGGTCCGATATCTGTTGAGACTGATTCATGGGGATTTGGGTGCAGCATATTGGAAATGTTAACTGGAACGCAACCTTGGAGTGGTAAATCAATTGAGGAAATATACAAACTGGTTGtaacaaagcaagaaagaCCTCATATTCCCAGTGGGCTTCCTCCTGCAGTTGAAAATGTCATTATTGGCTGTTTTGAGTATGACTTCAGGAGTCGTCCTGTCATGGCAGATATTTTGCATGCTTTTAAGAG TTCACAGAGCGCAGTTAACCAGGATGGAGGCTGGACAGATCTTGGAAGTAAAATGATAAGGGAGAAACCAGGAGGTGTTGGTTATACAGAGTGGTTCCTTGCGAAGGATCACCTCCAAGTTGGTGACATGGTCCGATCTAGGAAATCACCAAACTCATGCAACCCCAAAAATATGGATGTCCCTGAGGGAACTGTAGTTGGTCTGGAACGGGATACCGACCAAGATGGATTTGTGTTAGTGAGGGTACATGGACTTCATGACCCAATAAGAGTTCATGTTTCCACATTGGAGCGGGTCACATTTGGCTTGGCTGCAGGAGATTGGGTGCGGTTAAAGAAAGAAGACAAGAAGCACTCACCAGTAGGCGTTCTCCATTCAATTGGTCGTGATGGAAGTGTGGCTGTTGCATTTATAGGACTGGAGACTCTTTGGAAGGGTGACTATTCTCAATTCCAGATGGCAAAACCCTATTGTGTGGGACAGTTTGTGAAGCTCAAATCTAATGTATTTAGCCCTCGGTTTGAATGGCCTCGAAAAAGAGGGGGAGAGTGGGCAACAGGGAGAATTTCTCAGGTGCTGCCTAATGGCTGCCTCATTGTGAAGTTCCCAGGCAGACTGGCAATTGGAGATGTGAACAACATCTTCTTGGGTGATCCAGCTGAAGTCGAACTAGTATCATTCAACACTTGCCATAGTATGGTGAAAAAGTACCAACATCTAGAGGATTTTCACTGGGCTGTCAGGCCACTGCTGATGGCATTGGGTCTATTTACGGCGATGAAGTTGGGGCTTTTTGTTGGAAAGAAAGTGGGAAGGGGGATGTCAAGCGAAAAGAATGGAAAGAACACTGTAGTGCAAAATGACAATCAAAATGTGGATGGCCAGAGTGCTAACAATGCTGTGTGGCGTCCTCCAAAGGTTACTAACATTTTCAGATGA
- the LOC105165029 gene encoding ATP synthase subunit b', chloroplastic encodes MANMIMASSKSLITSSIPPTPKLKSHPHPLPQRSLPKIALPKFAKLHQLPSLLAAATTFSLAHAPPSLAVEIEKAALFDFNLTLPIIALEFLFLMFALDKVYYTPLGKFMDERDAAIREKLNSVKDTSTEVKQLEDQAAAVMKAARAEISAALNKMKKETQIEVEQKLAEGRKKVEAELQEALSSLEKQKEETVKALDSQIAALSEEIVKKVLPVS; translated from the coding sequence ATGGCTAACATGATCATGGCCTCTTCCAAGTCTCTAATAACCTCTTCCattccccccacccccaaacTCAAATCCCATCCCCACCCACTCCCCCAACGTTCCCTACCTAAAATAGCGCTGCCCAAATTCGCAAAACTCCACCAACTACCCTCCCTCCTCGCCGCCGCCACCACCTTCTCACTCGCTCACGCGCCGCCGTCACTCGCTGTGGAAATCGAAAAGGCAGCCCTTTTCGATTTCAATCTCACCCTCCCCATCATTGCATTGGAATTCTTGTTCCTCATGTTTGCCTTAGACAAGGTTTACTACACCCCACTTGGAAAATTCATGGATGAAAGAGACGCCGCGATTAGAGAGAAGCTGAACAGCGTGAAGGACACTTCTACAGAGGTGAAACAGCTGGAGGACCAGGCGGCGGCGGTGATGAAGGCCGCCAGGGCGGAGATATCGGCAGCCCTCAATAAGATGAAGAAGGAGACTCAGATTGAGGTGGAGCAGAAGCTGGCGGAGGGAAGAAAGAAGGTGGAGGCTGAGCTGCAGGAGGCCTTGTCTAGTTTGGAGAAGCAGAAGGAGGAAACTGTGAAAGCACTTGATTCGCAGATTGCAGCCCTTAGTGAGGAGATAGTGAAGAAGGTGCTCCCTGTTTCTTGA
- the LOC105164569 gene encoding uncharacterized protein LOC105164569 isoform X1 codes for MQILEHGDDHYDPRFSTESLSCILPPMAHIDSPKRSLSYHELFQHPLWLSILKLDGSSFDIEVSSTGTVGELKEAVEAAFDHLPKKGPGSVSWEHVWGQFCLCHEGQKLLNDSDYIGMLGIRDGDQLQFVHNASDTYNLVKEPSEREDPDSDHEPCICSCEDGQKDDGHHTWNLEDNQDDCAETEDGIISRCEHRINHLLRGWFPYRRLLSDKERGSSRHSDNRLGSFKSLLRCSSCKCESRRETWDGE; via the exons ATGCAGATTTTGGAGCACGGAGACGATCATTATGACCCTCGGTTTTCGACTGAATCTTTGTCATGTATACTTCCCCCAATGGCACACATTGATTCCCCCAAACGGAGCCTTTCTTACCATGAGCTTTTTCAGCACCCCCTCTGGCTCTCTATTCTCAAATTGGATGGCTCATCTTTCG ACATTGAGGTGTCGAGCACGGGGACAGTTGGGGAGCTGAAGGAGGCAGTGGAAGCAGCATTTGATCATTTGCCAAAGAAGGGACCTGGTAGTGTTTCATG GGAACATGTGTGGGGACAGTTTTGTCTTTGTCATGAAGGCCAGAAGCTACTGAATGACAGCGATTATATTGGAATGTTAGGCATCAGGGATGGTGATCAG CTGCAGTTTGTTCATAATGCTTCCGATACCTACAATTTGGTTAAGGAACCATCAGAGAGAGAGGACCCTGATTCTGATCATGAACCCTGCAT TTGCAGTTGTGAAGACGGACAAAAAGATGATGGTCATCATACATGGAATTTAGAGGACAACCAAGATGATTGTGCTGAGACAGAGGATGGTATCATTTCACGTTGTGAACACAGGATAAATCACTTGTTAAGAGGGTGGTTCCCATACCGTAGGTTGTTGAGCGACAAAGAGAGGGGTAGCTCAAGACATTCTGACAACAGACTAGGAAGTTTCAAGAGTCTCTTACGATGTTCCAGCTGTAAGTGTGAATCTCGGAGAGAAACTTGGGATGGAGAGTAA
- the LOC105164569 gene encoding uncharacterized protein LOC105164569 isoform X2 — protein sequence MQILEHGDDHYDPRFSTESLSCILPPMAHIDSPKRSLSYHELFQHPLWLSILKLDGSSFDIEVSSTGTVGELKEAVEAAFDHLPKKGPGSVSWEHVWGQFCLCHEGQKLLNDSDYIGMLGIRDGDQLQFVHNASDTYNLVKEPSEREDPDSDHEPCICEDGQKDDGHHTWNLEDNQDDCAETEDGIISRCEHRINHLLRGWFPYRRLLSDKERGSSRHSDNRLGSFKSLLRCSSCKCESRRETWDGE from the exons ATGCAGATTTTGGAGCACGGAGACGATCATTATGACCCTCGGTTTTCGACTGAATCTTTGTCATGTATACTTCCCCCAATGGCACACATTGATTCCCCCAAACGGAGCCTTTCTTACCATGAGCTTTTTCAGCACCCCCTCTGGCTCTCTATTCTCAAATTGGATGGCTCATCTTTCG ACATTGAGGTGTCGAGCACGGGGACAGTTGGGGAGCTGAAGGAGGCAGTGGAAGCAGCATTTGATCATTTGCCAAAGAAGGGACCTGGTAGTGTTTCATG GGAACATGTGTGGGGACAGTTTTGTCTTTGTCATGAAGGCCAGAAGCTACTGAATGACAGCGATTATATTGGAATGTTAGGCATCAGGGATGGTGATCAG CTGCAGTTTGTTCATAATGCTTCCGATACCTACAATTTGGTTAAGGAACCATCAGAGAGAGAGGACCCTGATTCTGATCATGAACCCTGCAT TTGTGAAGACGGACAAAAAGATGATGGTCATCATACATGGAATTTAGAGGACAACCAAGATGATTGTGCTGAGACAGAGGATGGTATCATTTCACGTTGTGAACACAGGATAAATCACTTGTTAAGAGGGTGGTTCCCATACCGTAGGTTGTTGAGCGACAAAGAGAGGGGTAGCTCAAGACATTCTGACAACAGACTAGGAAGTTTCAAGAGTCTCTTACGATGTTCCAGCTGTAAGTGTGAATCTCGGAGAGAAACTTGGGATGGAGAGTAA